A window of Streptomyces caniferus contains these coding sequences:
- a CDS encoding STAS domain-containing protein, with amino-acid sequence MSLKVAEDEKGPWAVLQVSGEMDLVTSPAVRQHVHDAVADGRRSVVLDLSEVRFCDSSGVGVLIAARRLMRSCQGRLRLILPAQGAVDGSHVNRVLAALGVRRLFEVYPDLRTAVDEAAAPLSA; translated from the coding sequence GTGTCGTTGAAGGTGGCAGAGGACGAAAAGGGCCCATGGGCCGTACTCCAGGTGTCCGGTGAGATGGATCTGGTCACCTCACCGGCGGTGCGCCAGCATGTGCACGATGCCGTGGCGGACGGGCGGAGATCTGTGGTGCTCGATCTCTCCGAGGTGCGGTTCTGTGACTCCAGCGGCGTCGGCGTGCTGATCGCCGCCCGCCGGCTGATGCGCTCCTGCCAGGGGCGGCTGCGGCTGATCCTCCCCGCCCAGGGCGCCGTGGACGGCTCGCACGTCAACCGCGTGCTGGCCGCACTGGGCGTACGCCGGCTCTTCGAGGTCTACCCGGACCTGCGCACCGCCGTCGACGAGGCCGCCGCACCGCTCTCCGCCTGA
- a CDS encoding GMC family oxidoreductase: MPQENSARNQDANGGRDAQHTEDAQDTRNADGYDYDVLVVGSGFGGSVSALRLTEKGYRVGVLEAGRRFTRQTLPKNSWDIRNYLWAPALGCYGIQRVHLLGNVMVLAGAGVGGGSLNYANTLYVPPKQFFEDQQWGHITDWHTELAPYYDQAKRMLGVRLNPTMTPSDIHLKEAAEKMGVGDSFHLAPVGVFFGDGRDAVDGEEAAGTAKTAPGTEVPDPYFGGKGPARTACTECGECMTGCRHGAKNTLNENYLHLAEQAGAVIHPMTSVVTVTEDSRGGFAVATLPTDDKRTGRGRTFTARRVVIAAGTYGTQTLLHKMKDTGLLPGLSARLGELTRTNSEALVGAQTDNRRYRKRHGTHADFTRGVAITSSIHPDAHTHIEPVRYGKGSNAMGAMSILQVPLSGRGSRAARWAANCLRHPMLLLRSLSNRRWSERTIIGLVMQSLDNSLTTYRKPNGLGKGLLTARQGHGAPNPQQIPEATEAATLLAQEINGFAGSNVGELMGTPLTAHFLGGCPIGEDADHGVIDPYHRLYGHPGISVVDGAAVSANLGVNPSLTITAQAERAMSLWPNKGEPDPRPAQGRGYRRLAPVEPVRPAVPPEAFGALNLPFLAVPPVPPKKSLAPGTSGGS; the protein is encoded by the coding sequence GTGCCCCAGGAGAACTCTGCCCGGAACCAGGACGCGAACGGCGGCCGGGACGCCCAGCACACCGAAGACGCCCAGGACACCCGGAACGCCGACGGATACGACTACGACGTGCTCGTCGTCGGCTCCGGCTTCGGCGGCTCGGTCTCCGCCCTCCGGCTGACCGAGAAGGGCTACCGCGTCGGCGTCCTGGAGGCCGGCCGCCGCTTCACCCGGCAGACCCTGCCGAAGAACTCCTGGGACATCCGCAACTACCTGTGGGCCCCGGCGCTCGGCTGCTACGGCATCCAGCGGGTGCATCTGCTCGGCAACGTCATGGTGCTCGCCGGAGCCGGCGTCGGCGGCGGCTCGCTCAACTACGCCAACACCCTCTACGTCCCCCCGAAGCAGTTCTTCGAGGACCAGCAGTGGGGCCACATCACCGACTGGCACACGGAGTTGGCGCCCTACTACGACCAGGCCAAGCGGATGCTCGGGGTGCGCCTCAACCCGACGATGACGCCGTCCGACATCCACCTCAAGGAAGCCGCCGAGAAGATGGGCGTCGGCGACTCCTTCCACCTCGCGCCGGTGGGCGTCTTCTTCGGGGACGGCCGGGACGCCGTCGACGGGGAGGAGGCGGCCGGCACCGCGAAGACCGCGCCGGGCACCGAGGTCCCCGACCCGTACTTCGGCGGCAAGGGACCGGCCCGTACGGCGTGCACGGAGTGCGGGGAGTGCATGACCGGGTGCCGGCACGGCGCCAAGAACACCCTCAACGAGAACTACCTCCACCTCGCCGAGCAGGCCGGCGCCGTCATCCACCCGATGACCTCGGTCGTCACCGTCACCGAGGACTCCCGCGGCGGTTTCGCCGTCGCCACCCTGCCCACCGACGACAAGCGCACCGGCCGGGGCCGCACCTTCACCGCCCGCCGGGTCGTCATCGCGGCCGGTACGTACGGCACCCAGACCCTGCTGCACAAGATGAAGGACACCGGGCTGCTCCCCGGCCTCTCCGCGCGGCTCGGCGAGCTGACCCGGACCAACTCCGAGGCGCTGGTGGGCGCACAGACCGACAACCGCCGCTACCGCAAACGGCACGGCACCCACGCCGACTTCACCCGCGGGGTCGCGATCACCTCGTCCATCCACCCCGACGCCCACACCCACATCGAGCCGGTCCGTTACGGCAAGGGCTCCAACGCGATGGGCGCCATGTCCATCCTCCAGGTGCCCCTCTCCGGCCGCGGCTCGCGCGCCGCCCGGTGGGCCGCGAACTGTCTGCGGCACCCGATGCTGCTGCTGCGGTCGCTCTCCAACCGCCGCTGGTCCGAGCGCACCATCATCGGCCTGGTGATGCAGTCGCTGGACAACTCCCTGACGACCTACCGCAAACCGAACGGCCTGGGAAAGGGCCTGCTCACCGCCCGCCAGGGCCATGGCGCGCCGAACCCCCAGCAGATCCCCGAGGCGACCGAGGCCGCCACCCTGCTCGCACAGGAGATCAACGGCTTCGCGGGCAGCAACGTCGGCGAGCTGATGGGGACCCCGCTGACCGCGCACTTCCTGGGCGGCTGCCCGATCGGCGAGGACGCCGACCACGGCGTCATCGACCCGTACCACCGCCTCTACGGCCACCCGGGCATCTCGGTCGTCGACGGCGCCGCGGTCTCCGCCAACCTCGGCGTCAACCCGTCCCTGACCATCACCGCACAGGCCGAGCGCGCGATGTCGCTGTGGCCCAACAAGGGCGAGCCGGACCCGCGCCCCGCCCAGGGCCGGGGCTACCGGCGGCTGGCGCCCGTCGAGCCGGTCCGCCCCGCCGTCCCGCCCGAGGCGTTCGGCGCGCTGAACCTGCCGTTCCTGGCCGTCCCGCCGGTGCCGCCGAAGAAGTCCCTGGCCCCGGGGACGTCCGGCGGGAGCTGA
- a CDS encoding serine/threonine-protein kinase encodes MGIFGGEGRLIGGRYRLGTRLGRGGMGTVWRATDELLGREVAVKELHLGEGADEDTAGSEPRVQRERAIREARTVAGIKHPNVIVVHDVVEQDGRPWIVMELVEGPSLADRLQSGGPVAPREAARIGIALLGALRAAHTRGVLHRDLKPANVLMEAGTGRVVLTDFGIAQVPGVTTLTDTGGFVGSPEYTAPERMSGRGTGPEADLWSLGVLLCAALSGASPFHRDSLGGVLHAVVYEDIAFPEAARALHAVVEGLLERDPERRLGAAETERLLRGYLQSGRAPERGSERGQGGHGAGRGHGHGGGHGHGGGRDHGAGHGHGAGHGHGAGHGHGAGHGHGAGGAAGIAAEAVAGAGGPGGPGGRGGQAGRGGQGGPDDPRPVPPPTPRHPGPDVHASPHDDGPGDGPPSEHPPSEHPPSEHPPSEDPLAAGAPPAVPAGTGRVPTGSGGGGPAGRAGGRAPAQPIRTALDDRALAAAARPHTGRLRTVLLVALAAVVIGGAGAGVAVLLMHRDGADGGTGGSSPRASGAGTAQGSGPGTAEPTVTVTASPAPEATGKVPAGYRLVHDPAGFVLAVPDGFTRSYENDRVYYSSQGKRFRIGVQLQKRVPEGPLGAMRTADAQGPAHYRGYRRGQVTETTHNGLRAGRWEFVWDGGARDGGPRYTDDLSWDEGGRMIDVWISSPVGSRSEAARHFDTALDAFRLTGA; translated from the coding sequence ATGGGGATCTTCGGGGGTGAGGGCCGGCTGATCGGTGGCCGGTACCGCCTGGGAACGCGGCTGGGCCGCGGCGGCATGGGGACGGTCTGGCGCGCCACCGACGAGTTATTGGGCCGCGAAGTCGCCGTCAAGGAACTGCACTTGGGTGAAGGGGCGGACGAGGACACGGCCGGGTCCGAACCGCGGGTGCAGCGCGAGCGGGCGATTCGGGAGGCGCGGACGGTCGCCGGGATCAAGCACCCCAATGTGATCGTCGTGCACGACGTCGTCGAGCAGGACGGCCGCCCGTGGATCGTGATGGAGCTGGTGGAGGGCCCGTCGCTGGCCGACCGGCTGCAGAGCGGCGGGCCGGTCGCGCCGCGCGAGGCCGCCCGGATCGGTATCGCGCTGCTGGGCGCGCTGCGGGCCGCGCACACCCGCGGGGTGCTGCACCGCGATCTCAAGCCCGCCAACGTCCTGATGGAGGCGGGCACCGGCCGGGTCGTGCTCACCGACTTCGGGATCGCCCAGGTCCCCGGCGTCACCACGCTGACCGACACCGGCGGCTTCGTCGGCTCGCCCGAATACACCGCGCCGGAGCGGATGTCCGGCCGCGGCACGGGCCCCGAGGCCGATCTCTGGTCGCTCGGAGTGCTGCTGTGCGCCGCGCTCAGCGGCGCCTCGCCGTTCCACCGCGACTCGTTGGGCGGGGTGCTGCATGCCGTCGTGTACGAGGACATCGCCTTCCCGGAGGCCGCACGGGCGCTGCACGCCGTCGTCGAGGGGTTGTTGGAGCGCGATCCGGAGCGCCGCCTTGGTGCTGCCGAGACGGAGCGGCTGCTGCGGGGGTATCTGCAGTCGGGCCGCGCCCCGGAGCGCGGATCGGAGCGCGGGCAGGGCGGCCATGGGGCCGGCCGGGGCCACGGCCACGGGGGCGGCCACGGCCACGGAGGCGGCCGCGATCACGGAGCCGGCCACGGCCACGGAGCCGGCCACGGCCACGGAGCCGGCCACGGCCACGGAGCCGGCCACGGCCACGGGGCCGGCGGGGCCGCGGGCATCGCCGCGGAGGCCGTGGCGGGCGCGGGCGGACCGGGCGGACCGGGCGGACGAGGCGGGCAAGCCGGGCGAGGCGGGCAGGGCGGGCCGGACGATCCCCGCCCCGTCCCCCCGCCCACCCCGCGCCACCCCGGCCCCGACGTCCACGCCTCCCCGCACGACGACGGTCCCGGCGACGGCCCGCCCAGCGAACATCCACCCAGCGAACACCCGCCCAGCGAACACCCGCCCAGCGAGGACCCGTTGGCCGCCGGCGCGCCGCCCGCGGTCCCGGCCGGGACCGGCCGTGTCCCCACCGGAAGCGGCGGCGGGGGGCCGGCCGGGCGCGCGGGCGGCCGCGCCCCGGCGCAGCCGATCCGTACGGCGCTCGACGACCGGGCGCTGGCCGCGGCCGCCCGCCCGCACACCGGGCGCCTCCGCACCGTCCTGCTGGTGGCGCTCGCGGCGGTGGTGATCGGCGGCGCGGGCGCGGGCGTCGCCGTCCTGCTGATGCACCGGGACGGGGCCGACGGCGGCACCGGCGGCTCCTCCCCGCGGGCCTCGGGCGCGGGGACGGCGCAGGGCTCCGGTCCGGGCACCGCCGAGCCCACCGTCACGGTCACCGCGTCGCCCGCCCCGGAGGCCACCGGCAAGGTCCCCGCCGGGTACCGCCTCGTCCACGACCCGGCCGGCTTCGTGCTCGCCGTACCGGACGGCTTCACCCGCTCGTACGAGAACGACCGCGTCTACTACTCCTCCCAGGGCAAGCGGTTCCGGATCGGCGTCCAGTTGCAGAAGCGGGTGCCGGAGGGGCCCCTGGGGGCGATGCGCACGGCGGACGCGCAGGGGCCCGCCCACTACCGGGGCTACCGCCGGGGGCAGGTCACCGAGACCACCCACAACGGGCTCCGGGCCGGGCGCTGGGAGTTCGTCTGGGACGGCGGTGCGCGGGACGGCGGCCCCCGGTACACCGACGACCTCAGCTGGGACGAGGGCGGCCGGATGATCGACGTGTGGATCTCCTCCCCGGTCGGCTCGCGCTCCGAGGCCGCACGTCACTTCGACACCGCGCTCGACGCGTTCCGGCTGACCGGGGCCTGA
- a CDS encoding helix-turn-helix domain-containing protein, translating to MELSEEPGIGERIARLRARRKLTQEGLAERAGLCVDIVRKLEQGVRRTARLSALNALARALDVEPSALVGQPATFEVRSEGEQPSVLALRQAVSPVSDLLGDDPDPEDPPSVAALQASLRSTERIRRDGRMAEIGMLLPQLIRDAKAAARATTGAEAAAAHSVLAEAYQVAATTLTALGKEDAAFTALERSMAAAAKGDDPHLETIGFSSLAWVLTKQGRLADAERVALNAAERIEPGFRSPPLELALWGILLLRAATAAVRLERRDTVRDLLTMASAAAARIGTDRLDYATPFGPANVGVAKVNFLVEMEESAEAVRTARTVPELHALPPTWRARFHVDRALALADLHKDDGALQALLTAEHTAPEWMRYHSTTRRLVADLRHRERRRTSPLKELAGRLDLDG from the coding sequence ATGGAGTTGTCCGAGGAACCCGGCATCGGTGAGCGCATCGCCCGGCTGCGCGCACGCCGGAAGCTGACGCAGGAGGGTCTGGCCGAGCGGGCGGGCCTGTGCGTCGACATCGTCCGCAAGCTCGAACAGGGCGTACGCCGCACGGCACGGCTGTCGGCGCTCAACGCGCTGGCCAGAGCCCTGGACGTGGAACCGTCCGCCCTCGTCGGGCAGCCTGCCACCTTCGAGGTGCGCAGCGAGGGCGAACAGCCCTCCGTACTGGCGCTGCGCCAGGCCGTCTCACCGGTGTCCGACCTCCTGGGCGACGATCCGGACCCCGAGGATCCGCCGTCCGTCGCGGCACTGCAGGCCTCCCTGCGCTCCACCGAACGCATCCGCCGCGACGGACGGATGGCGGAAATCGGCATGCTGCTGCCGCAGTTGATCAGGGACGCCAAGGCGGCCGCCCGCGCCACCACCGGCGCCGAGGCCGCCGCGGCCCACTCGGTCCTGGCCGAGGCCTACCAGGTCGCCGCCACGACGCTGACGGCCCTCGGCAAGGAGGACGCCGCCTTCACCGCCCTGGAACGGTCCATGGCCGCGGCGGCCAAGGGAGACGACCCTCACCTGGAGACCATCGGCTTCTCCAGCCTCGCCTGGGTCCTCACCAAGCAGGGGCGACTGGCCGACGCCGAACGCGTCGCGCTGAACGCCGCCGAACGCATCGAGCCGGGATTCCGCTCCCCACCGCTCGAACTGGCCCTGTGGGGAATCCTGCTGCTCCGTGCGGCAACGGCCGCGGTCCGTCTGGAGCGGCGCGACACGGTACGGGACCTGCTCACCATGGCGAGCGCGGCCGCCGCACGGATCGGCACCGACCGCCTCGACTACGCAACGCCGTTCGGCCCCGCCAATGTCGGCGTGGCCAAGGTCAACTTCCTGGTGGAGATGGAGGAGAGCGCCGAGGCAGTGCGCACCGCGCGCACCGTCCCCGAGCTGCACGCGCTGCCCCCGACCTGGCGGGCACGGTTCCACGTGGACCGCGCCCTGGCCCTCGCCGACCTGCACAAGGACGACGGCGCACTCCAAGCCCTGCTCACCGCCGAACACACCGCCCCCGAATGGATGCGCTACCACTCCACGACCCGCCGCCTGGTGGCCGACCTCCGCCACCGCGAACGCCGTCGCACCTCACCCCTCAAGGAACTCGCCGGCCGTCTCGATCTCGACGGGTAG
- a CDS encoding sensor histidine kinase, which produces MAHGTWGRRLRHKVAPLAVPVLLAIADAMLVNGVELDLEVGVSMVAAAALLVRRRFPLLVFLFTLPGLYIGYIWFAPMIALYTLAARRPGRARLGACALLLIAAHFFPYPISDFELTAYRENTLVLIDASVTSAAPIALGLLVRTRRELASRVEDLTRSLRREDRLLADRVKTTERARLAREMHDVVAHQVSLISLQAGAVQVSTEDAEARAGARTIRELSVRTLEELRHMVGVLRADGGEAAEARDLAPQPDLEELPRLIEMSALNVTYERGVVAGTGGANGAKTVERAAFRTVQEALTNVRKHAPGAQVRVRVDPVDTVRRAAMDGVEADGPQADGAAAAAEDGRTAQGLRVEIRNGPPDATATVPALPGGGHGLVGLRERAQSLGGTLEARRTSDGGFVVRAEFPYAAG; this is translated from the coding sequence ATGGCCCACGGGACGTGGGGGCGGCGGCTGCGCCACAAGGTCGCTCCGCTGGCGGTCCCGGTACTGCTCGCGATCGCCGACGCGATGCTGGTCAACGGCGTCGAACTGGACCTGGAAGTGGGCGTCTCGATGGTGGCCGCGGCCGCCCTCCTGGTGCGCCGGCGCTTCCCTCTGCTGGTCTTCCTCTTCACGCTTCCCGGGCTCTACATCGGCTACATCTGGTTCGCGCCGATGATCGCGCTCTACACCCTGGCCGCCCGTCGTCCCGGCCGGGCGCGGCTCGGCGCCTGTGCGCTGCTGCTGATCGCCGCGCACTTCTTCCCGTATCCCATCTCCGACTTCGAACTCACCGCGTACCGCGAGAACACCCTCGTACTGATCGACGCCAGCGTCACCTCGGCCGCGCCGATCGCCCTGGGCCTGCTGGTGCGCACCCGACGGGAACTGGCCTCCCGCGTCGAGGACCTGACCCGCAGTCTGCGCCGCGAGGACCGGCTGCTCGCGGACCGGGTCAAGACCACCGAACGCGCCCGGCTCGCCCGTGAGATGCATGACGTGGTGGCCCATCAGGTCAGCCTGATCAGCCTGCAGGCGGGGGCGGTGCAGGTCAGCACGGAGGATGCGGAGGCGCGTGCGGGCGCCAGGACGATCCGGGAGCTGTCCGTACGGACGCTGGAGGAGCTGCGGCACATGGTGGGCGTGCTGCGGGCGGACGGCGGCGAGGCGGCGGAGGCACGCGATCTGGCTCCCCAGCCGGATCTGGAGGAGCTGCCGCGGCTGATCGAGATGAGCGCGCTGAATGTGACGTACGAGCGGGGTGTGGTGGCCGGCACCGGCGGTGCGAACGGCGCGAAGACGGTGGAGCGGGCCGCCTTCCGCACGGTCCAGGAGGCACTCACCAACGTCCGCAAGCACGCACCGGGGGCACAGGTCCGGGTGCGGGTCGATCCCGTGGACACCGTCCGGCGTGCGGCGATGGACGGGGTGGAGGCGGACGGGCCGCAGGCGGACGGGGCAGCGGCGGCGGCCGAGGACGGCCGTACGGCGCAGGGGCTGCGGGTGGAGATACGCAACGGGCCGCCGGATGCGACGGCAACGGTCCCCGCGCTTCCCGGGGGCGGACACGGCCTGGTGGGACTGCGCGAGCGCGCCCAGAGCCTCGGCGGGACGCTGGAGGCCCGCCGCACCTCCGACGGCGGCTTCGTCGTCCGGGCGGAATTCCCGTATGCAGCGGGGTGA
- a CDS encoding succinic semialdehyde dehydrogenase: MTDSQDTGTAASTAAQAPADAPVEAPADAPAATAPTEAPADGAQVAAPTDGNPVAPAPVGARTAADVVTPEVAARLTRGVVGNGRTANHTPFTGEKLADLPESTPEDVATAFERARAAQERWARVPVKQRAAVLLRFHDLVLRRQAEVLDLIQLETGKARLHAHEEVQAVTVTARHYGRKAHAYLKPKARTGVVPTLTKVTELRQPRGVVGQIAPWNYPFELSVGDALPAFVAGNAVVMKPDTETALTALWAREQLIEAGLPEDVWQVVLGEGPVVGPAVVEHADYVSFTGSTRTGREVAQGAAARLVGVSLELGGKNAMLVLQDADVEKAAAGAVRGCFASAGQLCISIERLYVHESIADDFLQRFAARTKAMRLGNALAYGADMGSLVGERQLETVTRHVEEAVAKGAELVAGGRPRPDIGPLFYEPTILDGVQAPMAVCDEETFGPVVSIYRFRDEDEAVALANATPYGLNSSVWTKDGRRGRAVAARLRTGTVNVNESYAAGYASVQAPMGGMGDSGLGRRHGSEGILKYTEAQTVAQQRLMPLAPSFGMTDEKYAQFMTRSLRAMKAFRLR, translated from the coding sequence ATGACGGACTCGCAGGACACCGGAACAGCCGCCTCCACCGCCGCCCAGGCCCCCGCCGACGCTCCCGTCGAGGCCCCCGCCGACGCCCCCGCAGCCACCGCCCCCACCGAGGCCCCCGCCGACGGCGCGCAGGTCGCGGCCCCCACCGACGGCAACCCGGTCGCCCCCGCCCCGGTGGGCGCCCGCACCGCCGCGGACGTGGTCACCCCCGAGGTCGCCGCCCGGCTCACCCGTGGCGTGGTCGGCAACGGCCGCACCGCCAACCACACCCCGTTCACCGGGGAGAAGCTGGCCGACCTGCCGGAGTCCACCCCCGAGGACGTCGCCACCGCCTTCGAGCGGGCCCGCGCCGCCCAGGAGCGCTGGGCCAGGGTCCCGGTCAAGCAGCGCGCCGCGGTCCTGCTCCGCTTCCACGACCTGGTGCTGCGCCGGCAGGCCGAGGTGCTCGACCTGATCCAGCTGGAGACCGGCAAGGCGCGGCTGCACGCCCATGAGGAGGTGCAGGCGGTCACCGTCACCGCCCGCCACTACGGCCGCAAGGCCCACGCCTACCTCAAGCCCAAGGCCCGCACCGGAGTCGTCCCGACCCTCACCAAGGTCACCGAACTCCGCCAGCCGCGCGGCGTCGTCGGGCAGATCGCCCCCTGGAACTACCCCTTCGAGCTGTCCGTGGGCGACGCCCTGCCGGCCTTCGTCGCGGGCAACGCCGTCGTCATGAAGCCCGACACGGAGACCGCGCTGACCGCGCTGTGGGCCCGTGAGCAGCTCATCGAGGCCGGGCTGCCGGAGGACGTCTGGCAGGTCGTGCTCGGCGAGGGCCCGGTCGTCGGCCCCGCCGTCGTCGAGCACGCCGACTACGTCTCCTTCACCGGCTCGACCCGTACGGGCCGCGAGGTCGCCCAGGGCGCCGCCGCCCGGCTGGTCGGCGTCTCGCTCGAACTCGGCGGCAAGAACGCCATGCTGGTGCTCCAGGACGCCGACGTGGAGAAGGCCGCCGCCGGCGCCGTCCGCGGCTGCTTCGCCTCCGCCGGACAGCTGTGCATCTCCATCGAGCGGCTCTACGTCCACGAGTCCATCGCCGACGACTTCCTCCAGCGCTTCGCCGCCCGGACGAAGGCGATGCGGCTGGGCAACGCCCTCGCCTACGGCGCCGACATGGGCTCGCTGGTCGGCGAGCGCCAGCTGGAGACGGTCACCCGCCATGTCGAGGAGGCCGTCGCCAAGGGCGCCGAGCTGGTCGCCGGCGGCCGCCCCCGCCCCGATATCGGCCCGCTCTTCTACGAGCCGACCATCCTGGACGGCGTCCAGGCCCCGATGGCGGTCTGCGACGAGGAGACCTTCGGCCCGGTCGTCTCGATCTACCGCTTCCGCGACGAGGACGAGGCGGTGGCGCTCGCCAACGCCACCCCGTACGGGCTGAATTCCAGCGTCTGGACGAAGGACGGCCGCCGCGGCCGTGCGGTCGCCGCCCGGCTGCGGACCGGCACCGTCAACGTCAATGAGTCCTACGCCGCCGGCTACGCCAGCGTGCAGGCGCCGATGGGCGGCATGGGGGACTCGGGCCTGGGCCGCCGGCACGGCTCCGAGGGCATCCTCAAGTACACCGAGGCGCAGACCGTCGCCCAGCAGCGCCTGATGCCGCTGGCGCCGTCCTTCGGGATGACCGACGAGAAGTACGCACAGTTCATGACCCGCAGCCTGCGCGCGATGAAGGCGTTCCGACTCCGCTAA
- a CDS encoding response regulator: MIRVAVVDDERLVRSGLRMILGTAPDIEMVADCGGAEAVETVLRCAADVVLLDIRMPDVDGLTVLRRLRAAPEPPAVAMLTTFDAQEYLTAALREGAAGFLLKDSDPEQLVRAVRTLAAGGSVLDPGVTRAVIGGYLTAEDQAAANRAVSGLTPRESQVLALLGEGLGNAQIADRMGLAPSTVKDHVRALLGKLGGINRIQAAIVADRAGLVTGDPRGAW, from the coding sequence GTGATCCGTGTCGCTGTGGTGGACGACGAGCGGCTGGTCAGATCCGGACTGCGGATGATCCTGGGGACCGCCCCGGACATCGAGATGGTCGCGGACTGCGGCGGCGCCGAGGCCGTGGAGACCGTGCTGCGTTGCGCGGCCGACGTCGTGCTGCTGGACATCCGGATGCCGGACGTGGACGGGCTGACCGTGCTGCGCCGGCTGCGCGCCGCCCCGGAACCGCCCGCGGTGGCGATGCTGACCACCTTCGACGCCCAGGAGTATCTGACGGCGGCGCTGCGCGAGGGGGCGGCCGGGTTCCTGCTCAAGGACTCCGATCCGGAACAGCTCGTACGGGCCGTACGGACGCTGGCGGCGGGCGGGAGCGTGCTCGACCCGGGGGTCACCCGCGCCGTGATCGGGGGTTATCTGACCGCCGAGGACCAGGCCGCCGCGAACCGGGCGGTGAGCGGACTGACCCCGCGGGAGTCCCAGGTGCTCGCCCTGCTCGGGGAGGGCCTGGGCAACGCCCAGATAGCCGACCGGATGGGGCTCGCCCCCAGTACGGTCAAGGACCATGTCCGCGCCCTCCTGGGGAAATTGGGCGGAATCAACCGCATCCAGGCGGCCATCGTCGCCGACCGTGCGGGACTGGTGACGGGCGACCCGCGGGGTGCGTGGTGA
- a CDS encoding RNA polymerase sigma factor, translated as MGHDAPPRWDRRMQQRLAHGEAAALGELYDRFASLVHSLAYRVLDDEDAADRVTREVFGYIWEHPDSYDPKQGPLRSWVAGITRHQAVQRLRQTEAASARDCGPDAPAPAEIEEKIREASTAARADFIVTSMPAPLRAALELAYFQRRDYRQTAADLGVTEDEARRRLRLGLQLLSTAHNHQALPPAQRSAAAPRSGSASPHAPHAPRGPRPPHTQHTGPGTSAPPGGPGHGRSL; from the coding sequence ATGGGACACGACGCCCCACCGCGGTGGGACAGGCGGATGCAGCAGCGGCTCGCCCACGGCGAGGCGGCGGCGCTGGGCGAGCTCTACGACCGCTTCGCCTCCCTCGTGCACAGCCTCGCCTACCGCGTCCTGGACGACGAGGACGCCGCCGACCGCGTCACCCGCGAGGTGTTCGGCTACATCTGGGAGCACCCGGATTCCTATGACCCCAAGCAGGGCCCGCTGCGCTCCTGGGTCGCCGGCATCACCCGCCACCAGGCCGTCCAGCGGCTGCGCCAGACGGAAGCGGCCTCGGCGCGCGACTGCGGGCCCGACGCCCCCGCGCCCGCCGAAATAGAGGAGAAGATCCGCGAGGCCTCCACCGCCGCCCGCGCCGACTTCATCGTCACGTCCATGCCCGCTCCCCTGCGGGCCGCCCTGGAGCTGGCGTACTTCCAGCGCCGGGACTACCGCCAGACCGCGGCCGACCTCGGCGTCACGGAGGACGAGGCCCGGCGCCGGCTCCGCCTGGGCCTGCAACTGCTGTCCACCGCCCACAACCACCAGGCCCTGCCGCCCGCCCAGCGCTCCGCGGCCGCCCCGCGCTCCGGCTCCGCCTCGCCCCATGCGCCGCACGCTCCCCGCGGACCGCGCCCGCCGCACACCCAGCACACCGGCCCGGGTACCTCCGCACCGCCCGGCGGCCCGGGCCATGGACGGTCCCTGTGA